Proteins co-encoded in one Synergistaceae bacterium genomic window:
- the rsmH gene encoding 16S rRNA (cytosine(1402)-N(4))-methyltransferase RsmH yields MKEHVSVMVNEVLEALQPWDSVITVVDATLGLGGHAGHILKNCVNANVIGFDQDPYARTIAAENLAEFNGRIEIVADNFRHIEKLAERDEWQGASAVFFDLGVSNLQLTDSERGFSFQEDGPLDMRMDGAEHCNSELTAEDMLAQWSIRDLTRIFRDFGEDPFAYQIARGIVRNREQGGSVHTTGELVELIRKILPAPVQRKMGGHPARKIFQALRIAVNDEINALNEALDGSAKILAPGGRVIVISYHSLEDRMVKQRFRKWQESGMGEPKPRKAIIPSDGEVEANYKSRSAKLRIFKANTTKEAAANAI; encoded by the coding sequence ATGAAAGAACATGTTTCGGTAATGGTAAATGAGGTCCTTGAGGCACTGCAGCCGTGGGATTCGGTCATAACAGTCGTAGATGCAACACTTGGGCTTGGCGGACACGCTGGGCACATCCTTAAAAACTGCGTGAATGCAAATGTTATCGGTTTTGATCAGGATCCATATGCCAGGACAATTGCAGCGGAGAATCTTGCAGAATTTAATGGGCGCATTGAGATAGTGGCAGATAATTTCAGGCATATTGAAAAACTGGCGGAACGCGATGAATGGCAGGGTGCATCTGCAGTCTTTTTTGACCTTGGCGTCTCCAATCTCCAGCTTACGGATTCAGAACGGGGTTTCTCATTTCAAGAAGACGGTCCTCTTGATATGAGAATGGATGGGGCTGAACACTGTAACAGTGAACTTACGGCAGAAGACATGCTGGCTCAATGGTCCATCAGAGACCTGACTCGGATATTCAGGGATTTTGGAGAAGATCCCTTTGCCTATCAGATAGCCAGAGGGATAGTCAGAAACAGGGAACAGGGAGGAAGCGTACATACAACAGGAGAGCTTGTTGAACTTATAAGGAAGATATTACCGGCTCCTGTGCAGAGAAAGATGGGCGGTCATCCTGCGAGGAAAATTTTTCAGGCACTCAGAATAGCAGTAAATGACGAAATTAATGCGCTAAACGAGGCTCTTGACGGGTCGGCAAAAATACTTGCACCGGGCGGAAGGGTGATTGTCATATCTTACCACTCCCTTGAGGACAGAATGGTAAAACAGCGTTTTCGCAAGTGGCAGGAGTCCGGGATGGGCGAGCCGAAGCCAAGAAAGGCGATTATCCCCTCTGATGGAGAAGTGGAAGCAAATTATAAATCAAGGAGCGCCAAACTAAGGATTTTTAAGGCTAATACAACAAAGGAGGCAGCAGCAAATGCGATATAA
- a CDS encoding UDP-N-acetylmuramoyl-L-alanyl-D-glutamate--2,6-diaminopimelate ligase, translated as MKFNRLIALLQNSSLDIRVYTPEGMCAFDPEITKVVSDSRKIVNDSLFACVEGEHIDGHHYAAKAVEDGASALLCQRQLDIPVPQIICADVRRSMGVVASILYGAPLSKLTMIAITGTNGKTTSTFMTKSILENAGIKTGLLGTVYYDDGDVLEDAEHTTPEGSDLQYWLYRMVNNGCDACVMETSSHAIVQGRIEGALYDRAGFTNLSVDHLDYHGDMESYFLAKKTLFDCYMRNNWRAAVNIDDAYGARLFKELGNRAVGFSIKDSSAHFFAAVTGTSIEGMDVKIKIPDSDAMEFIRLPLLGEYNILNALQALSLAWTLGVSKETALDGLLKMGQIPGRLERYLINGSGSCVIDFAHSPDGLEKVLTALRPVCRGKLYVVFGAGGDRDKTKRPLMGEIATRLADSVIITSDNPRSEDPDIIASEIESGAKRHSTEYKVIVDRRTAIYEGLNSLKPDDVLLIAGKGPERYQILKDGPIPFLDKNIMLDWCRLNNKQVI; from the coding sequence GTGAAGTTCAACAGATTAATAGCCTTACTTCAGAACAGTTCGCTGGACATCAGGGTATATACCCCGGAGGGAATGTGTGCCTTTGATCCTGAGATAACAAAGGTTGTTTCCGATAGCAGAAAGATTGTAAATGATTCACTTTTTGCGTGTGTGGAGGGAGAACACATAGATGGGCATCATTACGCTGCAAAAGCCGTAGAGGATGGGGCATCTGCGCTTCTATGCCAGCGTCAGCTTGACATTCCTGTGCCCCAGATAATCTGCGCCGACGTGCGGCGCAGCATGGGGGTCGTAGCGTCCATTTTATATGGGGCCCCGCTTTCGAAGCTGACTATGATCGCGATAACCGGCACCAACGGGAAAACGACCTCAACCTTTATGACAAAATCAATACTTGAAAATGCAGGAATAAAAACAGGGTTGCTTGGCACCGTATACTACGACGACGGAGATGTCCTTGAGGATGCGGAGCATACAACGCCTGAGGGTTCAGATCTCCAGTACTGGCTTTACAGGATGGTCAACAATGGCTGCGATGCCTGCGTTATGGAGACCTCCTCGCATGCGATCGTACAGGGGCGCATTGAAGGGGCTTTATATGACAGGGCGGGTTTCACTAATCTGAGTGTCGACCATCTTGATTATCACGGAGATATGGAGTCCTATTTTCTTGCCAAAAAAACCCTGTTCGACTGTTATATGCGCAATAACTGGCGTGCCGCAGTGAATATAGACGACGCGTATGGAGCGAGGCTTTTCAAAGAGCTTGGCAACCGTGCTGTTGGGTTCAGCATAAAAGACAGCAGTGCACATTTTTTTGCAGCAGTAACAGGTACATCAATAGAAGGTATGGATGTAAAAATCAAGATACCTGATTCTGATGCCATGGAATTTATCAGGCTGCCGCTTCTTGGTGAGTACAATATCCTGAACGCGCTTCAGGCTCTTTCCCTTGCGTGGACCCTCGGTGTAAGCAAAGAGACGGCGCTTGATGGGTTGCTTAAAATGGGGCAGATACCAGGTAGATTGGAGCGTTACCTTATAAATGGATCAGGCTCATGTGTGATAGATTTCGCACACAGCCCTGACGGGCTCGAGAAAGTCCTGACAGCCCTGCGTCCCGTATGCAGGGGGAAACTGTATGTCGTATTTGGTGCGGGCGGCGACAGGGATAAAACGAAACGTCCGCTGATGGGAGAGATAGCGACAAGGCTTGCCGACAGCGTAATAATAACTTCTGACAATCCTAGAAGCGAAGATCCTGATATTATTGCGTCTGAGATAGAATCTGGCGCGAAAAGACATTCGACGGAATATAAGGTCATAGTGGACCGCAGGACTGCAATATATGAAGGTCTGAACAGCCTGAAGCCGGATGATGTACTGCTCATTGCAGGGAAAGGACCGGAACGCTATCAGATATTAAAAGACGGTCCTATACCGTTTCTTGATAAAAATATAATGCTGGACTGGTGCCGCCTTAATAATAAACAGGTCATCTAA
- a CDS encoding nitroreductase family protein — protein sequence MDAIQAMISRRSVRSYSIKPVEQEKIDVLLKAANNAPKTGDLHITVIENRDLLSDINNKTLIAMKNSGNDFLVGRANLPGYQPLYGAPLLLLFSVRDKNPFGQAATASCAATNAANAATALGLGSCYVVSPISTICNDKTIKDRLNIPEAFIPTCGLITGYKEGDDNKFSQPRQQQVDNINYCR from the coding sequence ATGGATGCAATTCAAGCAATGATCTCAAGAAGAAGCGTGCGCAGCTACTCAATAAAGCCTGTTGAACAGGAGAAGATCGATGTGCTTCTCAAAGCAGCCAATAATGCCCCTAAAACAGGGGATCTCCACATCACAGTTATAGAAAATCGCGATCTGCTCAGCGATATCAACAATAAGACGCTGATTGCAATGAAAAACTCAGGCAATGACTTTCTCGTAGGCAGAGCGAACCTGCCGGGATACCAGCCCCTCTACGGGGCCCCGTTGCTTCTGCTTTTCTCTGTCAGGGACAAGAATCCCTTTGGTCAGGCAGCAACAGCATCCTGTGCGGCAACAAACGCTGCAAACGCAGCCACAGCCCTTGGTCTGGGGTCATGCTACGTAGTGTCTCCTATATCCACAATATGCAATGACAAGACGATCAAAGACCGCCTTAATATACCCGAGGCCTTTATTCCTACCTGCGGCCTTATCACAGGGTATAAGGAAGGCGATGATAATAAATTCTCACAACCCAGACAGCAGCAAGTCGATAATATCAACTACTGCAGATAA
- a CDS encoding V-type ATP synthase subunit B codes for MLPKEYRTISNLAGPLMMVEKVEDVSYDELAEIRLANGERRRGRVLEIAEDKALVQVYEGSTGIDVETTQVRFLGDVLKLPVSKDMLGRIFNGRGDPIDGGAQIIADAYLDVNGNPINPYSRDFPSEFIQTGISTIDGMNPLVRGQKLPIFSGSGMPHNQMAAQIARQAAVISGHADFAVVFAAMGITFEEASFFMEDFRKTGALERTVMFVNLADDPAIERISTPRLALTCAEYLAFEKDMHVLVILTDLTNYCEALREISAARKEVPGRRGYPGYLYTDLATMYERAGRLRGKKGSITQLPILTMPEDDKTHPIPDLTGYITEGQIILARGLHRKGIYPPVDVMPSLSRLKDKGIGKGKTREDHADLMNQLFAAYSRGKEAKELAVILGESALSEEDKAFAKFADLFEDRYVRQGEYENRAIEDTLLLGWELLTIVPVRELKRVRDEYIEKYLKPLLEAHEDQTLEMLDV; via the coding sequence ATGTTGCCTAAGGAATATAGAACCATCTCCAACCTTGCCGGCCCGCTCATGATGGTTGAAAAAGTTGAAGATGTAAGTTATGACGAGCTTGCTGAGATCCGCCTTGCAAATGGCGAACGCAGGCGCGGCAGAGTTCTTGAAATTGCTGAGGACAAAGCGCTGGTGCAGGTTTACGAAGGAAGCACCGGTATTGATGTTGAGACGACACAGGTCCGTTTTCTCGGAGATGTTCTTAAACTTCCCGTCTCAAAAGATATGCTGGGTCGCATATTCAACGGGCGCGGCGATCCTATTGACGGCGGAGCACAGATAATCGCGGATGCATACCTTGATGTGAACGGAAACCCGATCAACCCGTACTCAAGGGACTTCCCGTCGGAATTTATCCAGACTGGAATATCAACCATCGATGGTATGAATCCTCTTGTCCGCGGTCAAAAACTCCCTATATTCTCCGGAAGCGGTATGCCGCATAACCAGATGGCAGCACAGATTGCACGCCAGGCAGCTGTCATAAGCGGACATGCCGACTTTGCCGTTGTCTTCGCAGCCATGGGAATTACATTTGAGGAAGCGTCATTCTTCATGGAGGACTTCCGAAAGACAGGCGCACTCGAACGGACGGTAATGTTTGTCAACCTTGCGGACGACCCTGCAATTGAGCGTATTTCAACTCCGCGTCTTGCACTTACATGTGCTGAATACCTCGCATTTGAAAAAGACATGCACGTACTTGTCATCCTGACCGACCTGACTAACTATTGCGAAGCTCTTCGTGAAATATCCGCAGCACGCAAGGAAGTCCCTGGGCGCCGCGGATATCCGGGTTATCTTTACACGGACCTTGCGACTATGTATGAGAGGGCAGGGAGATTACGCGGCAAAAAGGGATCGATCACTCAGCTGCCTATCCTTACCATGCCTGAGGATGATAAAACTCACCCTATCCCTGACCTTACCGGTTATATAACTGAAGGGCAGATCATCCTTGCGCGCGGTCTTCACCGTAAAGGGATCTATCCTCCTGTGGACGTAATGCCATCACTTTCGAGACTCAAGGACAAGGGAATAGGCAAAGGCAAGACAAGAGAAGACCACGCCGACCTCATGAACCAGCTCTTTGCGGCCTACTCGCGCGGGAAGGAAGCTAAAGAACTTGCCGTCATTCTTGGCGAGAGCGCACTTTCAGAAGAAGATAAGGCTTTCGCAAAGTTTGCCGACCTCTTTGAAGATAGGTATGTTCGCCAGGGTGAATACGAAAACAGGGCAATAGAAGATACGCTCCTGCTGGGGTGGGAGCTCCTTACCATTGTTCCGGTAAGGGAGCTTAAACGTGTCAGGGATGAATACATCGAGAAGTATCTGAAACCGCTCTTAGAAGCGCATGAGGATCAGACTTTAGAGATGCTTGACGTATAG
- a CDS encoding penicillin-binding protein 2: MPRIRKYEPEECRRSKSVWYAVYLILAVLAFGTAYIQLKPDGRIVRQSQKQYWANVAVSASRGDIEDRNGIPLAVSVPATSFFIDPKYWDPNNADDLRPFFGDKVAKRFSKQLPGRFYWVARNITKEKADLLAAKKIPGLYTLSEKIRVYPHGQLAFHILGFCDIDDYGLAGVELAWNHILFSPPRTRFLTRDSKGATLDIMGGRSGIVKNTSGSIKLTLDSRIQQIIEWRLIEGAKAAGAGWAAGVCVDPSTGAIVALASYPAVDPNNRKNLRNKEALRNNVVGRVFEPGSIFKPVTMAIAMETGSVSGSSRFNCTGTIHIADKTISDVNRKAHGIQDLTHVLMNSCNIAMSMMSMGVPKHQAYGMLKQFGFGEKTEVEISGEELGLIKSPEEWLGIVPANVFIGQGIAVTPLQEVMAIASIANGGFLLKPYIIDEVRDSNGKLIHKGCRRVRYQPISKQTASFIRSAMKMVVSDGGGKGAFSQKTSIAGKTGTAQISSGGEYSKGHYVASFVGFWPAEKPRYVMLISIGEPKGAKYYGGQLSAPLFKSIVEDIIDIAPGEIQN, encoded by the coding sequence ATGCCAAGAATTAGAAAATATGAGCCGGAAGAATGCCGGCGTTCCAAGTCAGTATGGTATGCCGTATATCTGATCCTCGCGGTCCTTGCATTTGGTACGGCATATATACAGCTAAAGCCGGACGGCAGGATCGTAAGGCAATCTCAGAAACAGTATTGGGCAAATGTGGCAGTCAGTGCTTCAAGGGGAGATATAGAAGACCGGAATGGGATACCCCTCGCAGTTTCTGTCCCTGCCACTAGTTTTTTTATAGACCCTAAGTATTGGGATCCAAATAACGCCGATGACCTCAGACCATTTTTTGGGGATAAAGTTGCCAAGAGGTTCTCTAAACAACTTCCCGGCCGCTTCTATTGGGTAGCGAGAAATATCACAAAAGAGAAGGCGGATTTACTGGCGGCTAAAAAGATTCCAGGTCTATATACTTTAAGTGAGAAAATAAGGGTTTATCCGCACGGGCAGTTAGCGTTTCATATTCTCGGCTTCTGTGACATAGATGACTATGGGCTGGCAGGAGTGGAGCTGGCTTGGAATCACATACTTTTTTCCCCTCCCAGGACAAGGTTCCTTACCAGGGATTCAAAGGGGGCCACTTTGGATATTATGGGAGGCAGATCCGGCATAGTTAAGAATACCTCCGGTTCTATAAAGCTTACATTAGATTCGCGGATTCAGCAGATCATAGAGTGGCGGCTTATAGAAGGAGCCAAGGCAGCCGGAGCAGGATGGGCTGCCGGTGTATGCGTAGATCCTTCGACGGGGGCCATCGTTGCCCTTGCAAGTTATCCAGCTGTTGACCCTAACAACAGAAAAAATTTAAGAAACAAGGAAGCGTTAAGAAATAATGTAGTGGGGCGGGTATTTGAGCCAGGGTCGATATTCAAACCTGTAACGATGGCCATTGCCATGGAGACGGGATCCGTATCGGGCAGCAGCCGCTTCAATTGTACAGGGACTATACATATTGCGGATAAAACTATAAGCGACGTAAATAGGAAAGCACATGGAATACAGGACCTGACACATGTCCTTATGAATTCATGCAACATCGCGATGTCGATGATGTCTATGGGTGTTCCGAAACATCAGGCATATGGAATGCTGAAGCAGTTTGGTTTCGGTGAAAAAACAGAAGTGGAGATATCCGGTGAGGAATTGGGCCTGATAAAATCCCCGGAAGAATGGTTGGGCATAGTTCCAGCGAATGTCTTTATCGGGCAGGGGATAGCGGTCACTCCGCTGCAGGAGGTAATGGCGATTGCCAGCATCGCCAACGGCGGATTTCTGCTTAAACCATATATTATCGACGAAGTGCGGGACAGTAATGGTAAGTTGATACACAAAGGCTGCAGGAGGGTCAGATATCAGCCAATTTCAAAACAGACAGCGAGCTTTATCAGAAGCGCAATGAAGATGGTTGTAAGCGATGGCGGTGGTAAGGGCGCTTTTTCGCAGAAGACATCTATCGCAGGAAAGACCGGCACCGCACAGATATCCTCAGGCGGCGAATATTCCAAAGGACATTATGTTGCCTCCTTTGTCGGATTCTGGCCGGCAGAAAAGCCAAGATATGTAATGCTGATAAGCATAGGAGAACCAAAAGGAGCAAAATATTATGGGGGGCAGCTGTCCGCACCTTTGTTCAAATCCATAGTTGAAGATATAATCGACATCGCTCCCGGAGAAATACAAAATTAG
- a CDS encoding V-type ATP synthase subunit A: MANPNAIAGFIAKISGPLVIAKGMAGACMFDVVRVGNAGLVGEIIELKNDTASVQVYEETSGLAPGEPVISTGEPLSVELAPGLIEEFFDGIQRPLKSIEEMAESPYILRGINVPAVSRTKKWEFIPCVEAGMEVGTGDFLGSVQETVLVDHKVMVPHGVKGKIKDIKSGKFTVEETIAVITDAKDTDHEIKLLQRWPVRKPRPVVKRLAPEVPLTTGQRVIDTFFPIARGGTACVPGPFGSGKTVIQHQLAKWADAEIVVYIGCGERGNEMTDVLLEFPELEDPRSGQPLMKRTLLIANTSNMPVAAREASVYTGITIAEYFRDMGYSVALMADSTSRWAEALREMSGRLEEMPGEEGYPAYLGTRLASFYERAGRAICFGKDGREGAISVIGAVSPPGGDLSEPVTQNTLRVTKVFWGLDSQLAYQRHFPAINWLSSYSLYTQILGEYWDGFYDGEWSVYRTEAMGLLEDEDKLKEIVRLVGVDALSKEERMVLETSKSIREDFLHQNSFHEVDTYASMDKQFKMLRNILTFHHLGMQVLTHGGMLRSVLDLPVRDEIARMRYVEEEEIESLDKLEDTIKSDLGKLSAAGGEIDDVA, encoded by the coding sequence GTGGCTAATCCCAATGCCATAGCAGGATTCATCGCAAAAATTTCCGGCCCGCTTGTTATCGCAAAAGGCATGGCTGGAGCCTGTATGTTCGATGTTGTCAGGGTCGGCAATGCAGGTCTTGTCGGTGAAATAATAGAACTTAAGAATGATACTGCTTCTGTTCAGGTTTATGAGGAAACGTCCGGTCTAGCTCCGGGTGAACCTGTGATAAGCACAGGGGAGCCTTTAAGCGTTGAGCTCGCTCCCGGACTTATTGAGGAATTTTTTGACGGGATCCAGCGTCCGCTCAAAAGTATCGAAGAGATGGCGGAGAGTCCATATATCCTTCGCGGTATAAACGTTCCGGCAGTCAGCCGGACAAAGAAATGGGAGTTTATCCCATGTGTCGAAGCAGGTATGGAAGTGGGAACGGGCGACTTTCTGGGGTCTGTACAGGAGACGGTACTGGTCGACCATAAAGTTATGGTCCCGCATGGAGTAAAAGGTAAAATTAAAGATATCAAAAGCGGGAAGTTCACTGTTGAAGAAACTATTGCAGTTATAACGGATGCGAAGGATACAGACCATGAGATCAAACTGCTCCAGAGGTGGCCGGTGCGTAAGCCGCGCCCAGTCGTCAAGCGCCTTGCACCGGAAGTTCCGCTTACTACAGGACAACGTGTTATTGACACTTTCTTTCCTATAGCACGCGGTGGTACTGCGTGTGTACCCGGGCCTTTCGGTTCCGGTAAGACGGTTATCCAGCACCAGCTGGCCAAGTGGGCTGATGCCGAAATAGTCGTTTACATCGGCTGCGGTGAACGTGGAAATGAGATGACGGACGTTCTCCTGGAATTCCCAGAACTTGAAGACCCGCGTTCCGGCCAGCCGCTTATGAAGAGGACTCTGCTTATAGCGAACACCTCCAACATGCCTGTTGCTGCGCGTGAGGCCTCAGTATATACCGGTATCACTATTGCCGAATACTTCCGCGACATGGGGTATTCCGTGGCGCTTATGGCCGACTCGACTTCACGCTGGGCGGAAGCACTGCGGGAGATGTCAGGCAGGCTTGAAGAAATGCCAGGTGAAGAAGGTTATCCAGCATACCTCGGAACACGGCTTGCGTCCTTCTATGAAAGAGCCGGACGTGCGATCTGTTTTGGCAAGGACGGCAGAGAAGGAGCTATTTCAGTCATCGGGGCAGTTTCGCCTCCTGGAGGAGATCTTTCAGAGCCTGTAACACAGAATACCCTGCGTGTTACGAAGGTTTTCTGGGGTTTGGACTCACAGCTGGCATACCAGCGTCACTTCCCTGCTATCAACTGGCTGTCAAGTTATTCTCTCTATACACAGATCCTCGGAGAATACTGGGACGGTTTCTATGATGGAGAGTGGAGTGTCTACAGGACAGAAGCTATGGGACTTCTTGAAGACGAAGATAAGCTCAAGGAGATCGTCCGTCTTGTCGGTGTGGATGCTCTTTCCAAGGAGGAGCGCATGGTGCTTGAGACTTCTAAATCCATACGTGAAGACTTTCTGCATCAGAATTCCTTCCACGAAGTAGATACTTATGCGTCTATGGATAAACAGTTTAAGATGCTGAGGAATATCCTGACCTTCCACCACCTTGGTATGCAGGTGCTCACGCACGGAGGGATGCTCCGCTCAGTGCTGGATCTTCCTGTACGTGATGAGATAGCGCGTATGCGTTATGTGGAAGAGGAAGAAATTGAAAGCCTCGACAAGCTTGAAGATACTATAAAATCTGATCTTGGTAAACTTAGTGCAGCCGGAGGTGAGATCGATGATGTTGCCTAA
- a CDS encoding UDP-N-acetylmuramoyl-L-alanyl-D-glutamate--2,6-diaminopimelate ligase → MKLNKLLALLEKNALDVKIYTTVSDIELEKIEIVKLVSDSKMSEPGTLFACVTGEHSDGHDYAAGAVVSGASALLCERPLGIDVPQIICRDVRRNMGKVASLLYESPLSKLIMIAVTGTNGKTTSVFMTRSILENAGIKTGMLGTVCCNDGNLSEDAEHTTPEGSDLQHWLYRMVRNDCRACVMEASSHSIVQGRLEGVLYDMAGFTNLTVDHLNYHGDMESYFKAKKTLLDSYMRGNWRVTVNIDDIYGARLFKELGSRAVGYSMKNRDAMFFAAVKGASTEGMDVEIKTPYSGIAETFRLPLLGEHNVMNALQAISLAWTLGIGEEEALNGLVKIKRVPGRLEHYMINGVGTCVIDFAHNPDGLEKILTALRSVCRGKLYVAFGASGESDKSKRPLMGEVAARLADGVIITSDNPRSEDPFVIASEVEAGAKKHSTDYKVILDRESAIYEGLNCITPDDILLLAGKGPECYQILKDGPITFQDKNIMLEWCRLNSREVMQ, encoded by the coding sequence ATGAAGTTGAACAAGTTGCTGGCTCTACTGGAAAAAAACGCTCTGGATGTGAAGATTTACACAACGGTCTCTGATATCGAATTAGAGAAAATTGAGATTGTAAAATTAGTTTCCGACAGCAAGATGTCGGAGCCGGGTACGTTATTTGCATGCGTAACAGGAGAACACAGCGATGGCCACGATTACGCGGCAGGTGCCGTTGTCTCCGGCGCATCGGCACTTCTTTGCGAACGTCCTCTCGGTATAGATGTGCCACAGATAATTTGTCGCGATGTACGCCGTAACATGGGGAAGGTCGCGTCCCTGCTATATGAGAGCCCCCTTTCGAAACTTATTATGATTGCAGTCACCGGCACTAACGGGAAGACGACGTCTGTCTTTATGACCAGATCCATACTCGAGAATGCAGGCATAAAGACAGGAATGCTTGGCACTGTATGTTGCAATGACGGTAATTTATCCGAAGATGCCGAGCACACGACCCCGGAAGGCTCGGACCTGCAGCACTGGCTTTACAGGATGGTTCGCAATGACTGCAGGGCTTGTGTTATGGAGGCATCCTCCCATTCGATAGTGCAAGGGCGACTGGAGGGGGTGCTTTACGACATGGCAGGCTTTACTAACTTGACAGTGGATCATCTTAATTATCACGGTGACATGGAATCCTATTTTAAGGCGAAGAAGACACTGCTTGACAGCTATATGCGTGGCAACTGGCGCGTTACTGTAAATATTGACGACATATACGGGGCCAGGCTCTTTAAAGAGCTTGGCAGCAGAGCTGTCGGCTATAGCATGAAGAACAGGGATGCCATGTTTTTTGCGGCTGTAAAAGGGGCTTCTACGGAAGGAATGGATGTGGAAATCAAAACGCCGTATTCTGGTATCGCCGAAACATTCAGATTGCCGCTTCTGGGCGAGCATAACGTGATGAATGCGCTGCAGGCCATCTCCCTTGCCTGGACCCTTGGCATCGGCGAAGAGGAGGCTCTTAATGGCTTAGTTAAGATAAAGCGGGTGCCAGGGAGACTTGAACACTATATGATAAATGGAGTGGGGACATGCGTGATAGATTTCGCGCACAACCCGGATGGGCTTGAAAAAATTCTTACCGCACTGCGTTCTGTTTGCAGGGGAAAACTTTATGTCGCTTTTGGGGCAAGCGGTGAGAGCGACAAGTCAAAACGTCCTTTAATGGGTGAAGTAGCGGCGAGACTTGCCGATGGAGTAATAATAACCTCTGACAACCCGAGAAGCGAAGACCCATTTGTTATCGCATCCGAGGTAGAGGCAGGAGCCAAGAAACATTCAACTGACTATAAAGTGATATTGGACCGTGAATCTGCTATATATGAAGGGTTGAACTGTATCACGCCTGACGATATTTTACTTCTTGCGGGCAAGGGGCCTGAATGCTATCAGATATTAAAAGATGGTCCCATTACGTTCCAGGATAAGAATATAATGCTTGAGTGGTGCCGTTTGAACAGCAGGGAGGTGATGCAATGA
- the mraZ gene encoding division/cell wall cluster transcriptional repressor MraZ, which yields MLVGSYNHKLDGKGRTVLPARFRGELGDSVVATIGIDRCIALYPISRWEELLLKLKDLSSFKKKTRDFRRVLLSMATEQEIDGAGRILLPGILREYACVEQEITLIGAEDHIEIWDTKKWEEHRNEVLSDFSDLAEDLEDI from the coding sequence ATGCTGGTGGGAAGTTACAACCATAAGCTGGATGGTAAAGGCAGAACTGTTTTACCCGCACGCTTCAGGGGTGAACTGGGAGACTCTGTCGTTGCGACCATCGGCATCGACCGCTGTATAGCCCTTTATCCGATCTCACGCTGGGAAGAGCTGCTTTTAAAGCTTAAGGATCTTTCTTCATTCAAGAAAAAGACGCGTGATTTCCGCAGGGTCCTTCTATCTATGGCAACAGAACAGGAAATAGACGGGGCCGGACGTATCCTTCTTCCCGGTATACTCAGGGAATATGCGTGTGTAGAGCAGGAGATCACCCTGATTGGAGCAGAGGATCATATCGAGATCTGGGATACGAAGAAGTGGGAAGAACACCGTAACGAAGTTCTCTCTGACTTCAGCGACCTCGCAGAGGATCTGGAGGATATATGA
- a CDS encoding V-type ATP synthase subunit D yields MAKALNVNPNRMELSKLKRQLVVAKRGHKLLKDKQDALVKEFLARARAVWDLRKEIESEISACYAGFSLARAQTLPQMLEQSLMNAGGNMRVNVKFINIMSVNVPSFTLPEQPAELSYGLATSPGSLDVALEQFLKLMPRLVRLAAEEKALKSMALEIERTRRRVNALEHVMVPSFTEAIRSISMKLEEMERSTLSRLMVIKEIVRSH; encoded by the coding sequence ATGGCGAAGGCGCTAAATGTCAACCCTAACCGCATGGAGCTTTCGAAGCTCAAAAGACAGCTTGTCGTTGCCAAGAGGGGGCACAAGCTTCTCAAAGATAAGCAGGATGCGCTTGTCAAGGAATTTCTTGCGAGGGCCAGGGCGGTATGGGATCTCCGGAAGGAAATAGAAAGTGAAATAAGTGCATGTTATGCCGGATTTTCACTTGCCCGCGCTCAGACACTGCCTCAGATGCTCGAGCAGTCGCTTATGAACGCAGGCGGAAACATGAGAGTAAATGTGAAATTCATCAATATAATGAGTGTCAATGTTCCGTCTTTTACACTTCCGGAGCAGCCGGCAGAGCTTAGCTACGGGCTCGCTACCTCTCCCGGAAGTCTTGATGTAGCGCTGGAACAGTTCCTTAAGCTTATGCCAAGGCTGGTGAGGCTTGCAGCCGAAGAAAAGGCACTGAAGTCAATGGCCCTTGAAATCGAAAGGACAAGACGTCGTGTCAACGCGCTTGAGCATGTTATGGTTCCGTCATTTACCGAGGCAATACGCTCTATTTCTATGAAGCTTGAGGAGATGGAACGTTCGACTCTCTCCCGTCTGATGGTTATAAAGGAAATTGTCCGCTCCCACTGA